From Syngnathus scovelli strain Florida chromosome 14, RoL_Ssco_1.2, whole genome shotgun sequence, one genomic window encodes:
- the slc2a2 gene encoding solute carrier family 2, facilitated glucose transporter member 2, producing MEPGKELTITLAVAVFTAVLGSLQYGYSVGVINAPQRVIERHYGRSLGVEAEPMSLNDSQRADGVQEPVHPDVLMYWSLSVAMFPVGGVVSSFFVGFVGDLKGRVKGMLMINVLAVTSGLLMGLCKMWRAHIMVIAGRAIMGFYCGLSSGLVPMYIGEIAPKAYRGAFGTLHQLAIVIGIFISQVIGLDFILGNDDMWPLLLALSGAPTILQSLFLLLCPESPRYLYILLGKELEAQESLQRLKGPYDASADLEEMRREKEEADKVPRVSISSLIISSVYRRQLFVALAMHLSQQLSGINAIFYYSTAIFTRAGVSQPVYATIGMGAVNIIFTLVSVVLVDRAGRRTLTLAGLSGMCFCAVAMTVGLKLQSEYAWMSYVCMSAIFLFVAFFEIGPGPIPWFIVAELFSQGPRPAAIALAGCCNWASNFIVGMTFSYIENWLGAYVFLLFAALLFAFTAFTYMRVPETRGKNFEEIAELFRKGGKKAPRDAKSDDMELQQLKTATHA from the exons ATGGAGCCGGGAAAG GAGCTGACAATCACGTTGGCGGTGGCCGTGTTCACGGCAGTGTTGGGCTCTCTGCAGTACGGTTACAGCGTGGGAGTCATAAACGCCCCTCAACGG GTGATCGAGAGACATTATGGACGCTCGCTGGGTGTGGAAGCCGAGCCCATGTCGCTCAACGACAGCCAAAGGGCAGACGGCGTGCAAGAGCCGGTCCATCCGGACGTGCTCATGTACTGGTCCCTGTCGGTGGCCATGTTCCCCGTCGGCGGCGTGGTCTCCTCCTTCTTCGTGGGATTTGTGGGAGATCTCAAAGGCAG GGTGAAGGGCATGTTGATGATCAACGTGCTGGCTGTGACCAGTGGGCTCCTGATGGGACTATGCAAGATGTGGCGGGCTCACATCATGGTCATCGCCGGCCGCGCCATCATGGGTTTCTACTGCG gttTGTCGTCCGGCCTGGTGCCCATGTACATCGGCGAGATAGCGCCCAAAGCTTACCGAGGGGCCTTTGGGACTTTACACCAGCTGGCTATTGTCATTGGCATCTTCATCAGCCAG GTGATCGGCTTGGACTTCATCCTGGGCAACGACGACATGTGGCCGTTGCTGTTGGCGTTGTCTGGAGCCCCTACCATTCTCCAGTCCCTTTTTCTGCTGCTGTGCCCTGAAAGCCCACGCTACCTCTATATCCTTCTGGGAAAAGAACTAGAGGCTCAGGAAA GTCTGCAACGCCTAAAGGGGCCGTACGACGCGTCCGCCGATCTAGAGGAGATGAGGCGGGAGAAAGAGGAGGCGGACAAGGTGCCTCGGGTCTCCATCTCGTCTCTG ATCATCTCGTCGGTGTACAGGCGGCAGCTCTTTGTGGCCCTCGCCATGCACTTGTCTCAGCAGCTGTCGGGCATCAACGCG ATCTTTTACTACTCCACGGCAATCTTCACTCGGGCCGGCGTCAGTCAACCTGTCTATGCCACCATCGGCATGGGCGCCGTAAACATCATCTTCACTCTGGTGTCG GTGGTGCTGGTGGACCGGGCCGGCAGGCGCACTCTGACCCTGGCCGGCCTGAGCGGCATGTGCTTCTGCGCCGTCGCCATGACCGTCGGCCTCAAGCTCCAG AGCGAGTACGCCTGGATGAGCTACGTTTGCATGTCGgccattttcctttttgtggCCTTCTTTGAGATCGGGCCCGGTCCCATTCCGTGGTTCATCGTGGCCGAGTTGTTTAGCCAAGGGCCCCGGCCGGCGGCCATCGCCCTCGCCGGCTGTTGCAACTGGGCCAGCAACTTCATCGTAGGCATGACCTTTTCCTACATAGAG AACTGGCTGGGCGCGTACGTCTTTCTCTTGTTTGCCGCGCTGCTTTTCGCCTTCACGGCCTTTACGTACATGCGAGTACCAGAGACCAGGGGCAAAAACTTTGAGGAGATCGCCGAGCTTTTCCGAAAGGGTGGCAAAAAGGCGCCGCGCGACGCCAAGAGCGACGACATGGAATTGCAACAGCTCAAAACAGCGACGCATGCTTGA